A region from the Sandaracinus amylolyticus genome encodes:
- a CDS encoding GNAT family N-acetyltransferase, which produces MPNDVPVLRVARTRELDALRALVARSWRALAARSYAPDVIEAALGVAIRVDPALVEDGTYFVAEIDGQLAACGGWSARVPTVKGADLPTPRAEVRAMFVASEHTRRGLGRALLERAERAIRDAGFDSAYLVATHSGLELYRAAGYVERGAHVAMLPGGVAFPLTLMSRSLAR; this is translated from the coding sequence ATGCCGAACGACGTTCCGGTGCTCCGCGTGGCCCGCACCCGCGAGCTCGACGCGCTCCGAGCCCTCGTCGCGCGCTCGTGGCGCGCCCTCGCCGCGCGCAGCTACGCGCCCGACGTGATCGAGGCCGCGCTCGGCGTCGCGATCCGCGTCGACCCCGCGCTCGTCGAGGACGGCACGTACTTCGTCGCCGAGATCGACGGCCAGCTCGCGGCGTGCGGCGGCTGGAGCGCGCGGGTGCCGACCGTGAAGGGCGCGGACCTCCCGACGCCTCGCGCGGAGGTGCGCGCGATGTTCGTCGCGTCGGAGCACACGCGGCGCGGGCTCGGTCGCGCGCTGCTCGAGCGCGCGGAGCGCGCGATCCGCGACGCGGGCTTCGACTCCGCGTACCTCGTCGCGACCCACAGCGGCCTCGAGCTCTATCGCGCCGCGGGCTACGTCGAGCGCGGCGCGCACGTCGCGATGCTCCCCGGCGGCGTCGCGTTCCCGCTGACGCTGATGTCGCGATCGCTCGCGCGCTGA
- a CDS encoding type II toxin-antitoxin system death-on-curing family toxin: MNADELIAPARVWELHATIIARWGGLPGERERGCVDAKIDGALTAALYACDEGEEPDVLSVAVHLLVYFAQSQCFVDGSKRVAWAAMNEQLHAAGLQIVATPQEAAELVLAVSNKRIGASDVLAWLAAPDRLVAWDPS; the protein is encoded by the coding sequence GTGAACGCCGACGAGCTGATCGCGCCGGCGCGCGTCTGGGAGCTCCACGCGACGATCATCGCGCGCTGGGGCGGTCTCCCCGGCGAGCGCGAGCGCGGATGCGTCGACGCGAAGATCGACGGCGCGCTCACCGCCGCGCTCTACGCGTGCGACGAGGGCGAGGAGCCCGACGTCCTGAGCGTCGCGGTGCACCTCCTCGTGTACTTCGCGCAGAGCCAGTGCTTCGTCGACGGCTCGAAGCGCGTCGCGTGGGCCGCGATGAACGAGCAGCTCCACGCGGCCGGGCTCCAGATCGTCGCGACGCCGCAGGAGGCCGCCGAGCTCGTGCTCGCGGTCTCGAACAAGCGGATCGGCGCGAGCGACGTGCTCGCCTGGCTCGCCGCGCCCGATCGTCTCGTCGCCTGGGATCCGAGCTGA
- a CDS encoding alpha/beta hydrolase, with protein sequence MIRSNDGTNIFTRAWRPSGPARAVVALVHGFKAHGGLYEWAGIELAKRGIAAYALDLRGHGRSEGARLWVESFSKYLEDVDALVQMARGREPGLPIFVLGHSAGGVISCGYVLEHQRELAGFVCESFAHEIPAPDVALTVIKGLDRIAPALHLLKLEDEAFSRDPAFVARMKSDPLIDRQGYPAHSVAELVRADERLKKGDFAKITLPVLILHGSADRVTKPSGSRRFEQMGGSGDKTLKVYEGHYHDLLNDIGREQVLDDVVKWMLARIPRAVVTTA encoded by the coding sequence ATGATCCGCAGCAACGACGGCACGAACATCTTCACGCGCGCGTGGCGGCCCTCCGGCCCGGCGCGCGCCGTCGTCGCGCTGGTGCACGGCTTCAAGGCGCACGGCGGGCTCTACGAGTGGGCCGGCATCGAGCTCGCGAAGCGCGGCATCGCCGCGTACGCGCTCGACCTGCGCGGCCACGGTCGCTCCGAGGGCGCGCGGCTCTGGGTCGAGTCGTTCTCGAAGTACCTCGAGGACGTCGACGCGCTGGTGCAGATGGCGCGCGGGCGCGAGCCGGGACTGCCGATCTTCGTGCTCGGACACAGCGCCGGGGGCGTCATCTCGTGCGGCTACGTGCTCGAGCACCAACGCGAGCTCGCAGGGTTCGTCTGCGAGAGCTTCGCGCACGAGATCCCCGCGCCCGACGTCGCGCTCACGGTCATCAAGGGCCTCGATCGCATCGCGCCGGCCCTCCACCTCCTGAAGCTCGAGGACGAGGCGTTCTCGCGCGATCCCGCGTTCGTCGCGCGCATGAAGAGCGATCCGCTGATCGATCGCCAGGGCTACCCCGCGCACAGCGTCGCGGAGCTGGTGCGCGCCGACGAGCGCCTCAAGAAGGGCGACTTCGCGAAGATCACGCTGCCCGTCCTCATCCTGCACGGCAGCGCGGATCGGGTGACCAAGCCGAGCGGCAGCCGGCGCTTCGAGCAGATGGGGGGCTCGGGCGACAAGACGCTCAAGGTCTACGAGGGGCACTACCACGACCTGCTCAACGACATCGGCCGCGAGCAGGTGCTCGACGACGTCGTGAAGTGGATGCTCGCGCGCATCCCGCGCGCGGTCGTGACGACGGCGTGA